AGTTAGCCTGAGTCGCGCCAAGAATAATAGGTTCGCCAAGAAATCCAATTTGCAGTTTCAACCCAAAATTGAAATCGCAGGTGGCACGATCAGCGTCACGACTATTGGTTCTGTAGATGGATCAGCCTCAGATATTTTGCTTACCAAAAACTACGAGAACGGGAATGAGATTTGGTCTCAGCAATTTGGCGGAAGCAGCTACGACAAGGCTAGCTCAATCATCGATACGGAAGATGGTTATTTGATCGTTGGCTCGACAAGTTCATACGGCAAGGGCAATTATGATATGTTCGTCATAAAGACCAATAAAAAAGGAAAGAAGGTGTGGCAAAACACCTTTGGTGAAAAAATGAATGAATATGGTTATACGGCAGAAATTACACCGACCGGTTATTTGATCAAAGGAACCACACAACATTGCACTGATGGCGATGTCTTTGATTGCACTACCAATATTTGGATGGTTTCTATCGATGAAGATGGCAACCAATTATCGAGCAAAGTTCTGGAAGAGATGTAATCGCCAAAGAGTCGATCGAAAATATCTCAACCCGTTTCAGAATTCCAACTCCCTACTGCTGATAGTTCAATAACCAATGGAACTTCTGACGAAATGCCTTTATTTGTTCTTAGAGCAGATGATAAAATTTTAGGAGCCGCTGTTCTCAGAAAATAAAGCACTTTTTCTCAACAGCTCTATATCTTCAGGGCTGGCCATAGACTGCTCAGCTCGGCTAAAAGCTCCTTTTGAATGCTTGAGAGATGCCTCTCGAATGATTCTATTTTTCATGAGGTGCAGCGAATGAAATGCCTTTTGCATCTTCAACATGACTTCAATATTACCCGCACCGTCACGGGCAACTGCTCTGAAGGAGTCTTCAAACAGATCCTCCAAATTGAGCTTCGGAACCTCAATACGATCATATTTAACCCTTTCGTCAGATTCAGGTGAGTATTGATCCCACAAATAAAATAGTCGTTCATTGGTACCGATGATTTGAATTGCCGTTCCCGGATCGTTTATACCCGTTGAAAGGGCGCGGCTCGCAATTTCTGATAGTGCGATCAGACCGAATCGCGGGTCGGAATCGAAATCACGAGTTTTACCTATTGAGAAGCCCTTATTGATAGCTTGATTTACTTCTTTTCTCTCTAATGGTCCGTCAATATTGATAAATGCAATTGGTGTTCCGGGGTTGACAAATCTCCCCGGCATAGAATTAATACGGATCGTCAATTCCCTCTTTTCCGCGAAAGCTTGAAGTTTTTGAAAATTAATACTCTGGATATAGCCCGTTACGTTGCTAAACACCGCAGTGCTTGGAGGCTGATTGTTATCATATGGCTTAGCCTTGAGGTAAGGATATTTGAGTCGTTCAATGATAGCTATGCTGGTAGCTTCCTCTATTTTATGGATGGTATGCTCAAGACGGCCTAATCTTGAAATACGATCTACCCAACGCAAAAACACCAAGATGATTAAGGCAAAAAATACCAATGCAAAAAGAAACAAAATAAATCTCCCGGATTTTCCAAAGTAACCGTTGTTGATAGCAACCGATGCAACTATTCCAAATATAAACGCACTTATAAATACAGAAAGCGCATTTTGGGAGACATCGTCGGCAATTACTAGTTTGAAAGATCGAGGTGTTGCTGCGTTTTGTGCTGCAGAAAATGCGGAAAGCATTGATGTAACTGCAAAAATGGATATAACCAACATGCTGGATGCAATAGTATCCAGGAGCCATTTTACTGATTCCATTTTAATTTCGGGAACAAGATCATCTAAAAAAGTTCCATCAGCCTCTGAAGCTATCAAGGCTAGTACAATAGCAGCTGCACAAAACAAGGCAGGTCTAAACCAAAGCCGTTGTTTCAGCTTGGACCAGAAAAGGGTAAGTTTATTCTTCATTAATGTGAAACTTGAACCGTGTTGAAAGGATAAGCATAATAACTTAAAGACCTAGGCAAATATGCCAAAAGGTTCGTACCAAGAATAATTCTCCTCCAATTAAACCATTTCTTTGTCCTTGAGTCCAAGGGACTATTACACTTCGAATACTCACTAAATCTATCATTCGCTCATCGATTTTCGATGCGAGAAAGCACAAGTACGTCCAGCATGAAAAAACTCTTTTCACTTTTTGCCCTTTTGGCGCTCTCATTGATCAGCACCGCTCAATCTTTTTACGATATCAACACCATCCAAACCATCGAGCTCACTTTTGAGGAATCGAATTGGGATGCGCTGCTAGACGCTGAAAAAGCAGGAGACGGCGATTACATCATGGCGCAAAGCGTTTTGATCAACGGACTGGAATACGACAGCGTAGGTGTGAAGTACAAGGGAAACAGCACTTACAATGCCAACCAAGTCAAGAATCCGTTTCATATCGAACTCGATACTTACAAGGATCACGAGCACGACGGATACACGGATATCAAGTTGAGCAATGTGGCCAAGGATCCCTCATTTTTACGAGAGGTCCTCTCCTACCAAATCCTACGAGATTACATGGACGCTCCGCTTTCCAATTATGCCAATGTATATGTAAACGGAGATTTGATCGGGCTTTACAGCAATTCAGAATCGGTGTCAAAGAAGTTTGTGAATAGCCGTTTTGGCTCAAATGACAATACATTTATCAAATGTAATCCCGTGGATGGCGCGGGTCCTGGTAGCAATGAATTGCCCGATCTGGTTTATCTGGGTCAAGACAGCGGAGACTACGATGAAGCCTACGAGCTCAAGTCTGACTTTGGTTGGGAA
This genomic window from Cryomorphaceae bacterium 1068 contains:
- a CDS encoding DUF2254 domain-containing protein; translation: MKNKLTLFWSKLKQRLWFRPALFCAAAIVLALIASEADGTFLDDLVPEIKMESVKWLLDTIASSMLVISIFAVTSMLSAFSAAQNAATPRSFKLVIADDVSQNALSVFISAFIFGIVASVAINNGYFGKSGRFILFLFALVFFALIILVFLRWVDRISRLGRLEHTIHKIEEATSIAIIERLKYPYLKAKPYDNNQPPSTAVFSNVTGYIQSINFQKLQAFAEKRELTIRINSMPGRFVNPGTPIAFINIDGPLERKEVNQAINKGFSIGKTRDFDSDPRFGLIALSEIASRALSTGINDPGTAIQIIGTNERLFYLWDQYSPESDERVKYDRIEVPKLNLEDLFEDSFRAVARDGAGNIEVMLKMQKAFHSLHLMKNRIIREASLKHSKGAFSRAEQSMASPEDIELLRKSALFSENSGS